From the Pseudanabaena sp. FACHB-2040 genome, the window GCCAGTGAGGTAGTAGAAATCGCTGTCCTGGCGGAAGGGATGCTCCACATCGTTGTGCATGACCGCCAAGGGAGCGCTGGCAAAAACGGCAGTGGCGCTGCCGATTTGGGCCATTAACTGCTCGCGGCGCTGTTGGTAGGGGCTAGACATAGGACCATCTCACCAAACGTGTCAACTAAATGCGTTAACCAAAGGAATAATTCATCACCTGAATCCTCATGCCTTCAGTCGGCAAACTGGCAGGCTGTAGAGCTACCGTATCGCCATTGGCACGAGCAATCGGTGTTCCCTGCATCAGCTGCAAAAAGTCATCTAGGGCAGTGATGTCGCAGCTCTCGGCATCGGCTGCCTGGGTTCGGTACTGCGTGGGAATAACCATCTTAGGTCTGAGCGTTTGAACGGCCCGCACGGCTTCTTCGGCACTGTAAGCCTTAGGGCCACCGCCCACCGGGACCATCAGCACGTCAGGTCGCCCCAGCAAAATCTGCTCTTCGACATCTATTGGCGCGGCAGCACCCCCCATATGTACCAGGTTGAGGCCGCCCTGATTCCACTTCCAGATGATGTTGGTGCCAAATCGCCGACCCCCTTGCCGGTCGTGAGACACGGGAATGCCCTGCACCTGCATGTTGGTGAAGCCGTAGGTGCCTGGCTCAGCCAATACCCGAGGATCTCCAGG encodes:
- a CDS encoding MBL fold metallo-hydrolase — encoded protein: MKRRQLLQYAGTGLFTTLGLGALSAWQGAQAQTTGVTVRWLGHTCFLFTGDGRKILVNPFRRIGCTAGYRPPNVQADLVMISSRLFDEGYLQDVPGDPRVLAEPGTYGFTNMQVQGIPVSHDRQGGRRFGTNIIWKWNQGGLNLVHMGGAAAPIDVEEQILLGRPDVLMVPVGGGPKAYSAEEAVRAVQTLRPKMVIPTQYRTQAADAESCDITALDDFLQLMQGTPIARANGDTVALQPASLPTEGMRIQVMNYSFG